From one Magnolia sinica isolate HGM2019 chromosome 18, MsV1, whole genome shotgun sequence genomic stretch:
- the LOC131232764 gene encoding protein LITTLE ZIPPER 1-like: MCINASKCSPLISSFSPVHRRRIKRSKVRVRITPSRSASEATTGRGSEMALQNLKLYLENRCIIEENEKLRKKALLLDEENKALLSEMKKKFSHLDEITTVTSNNH; the protein is encoded by the exons ATGTGTAttaatgcatccaaatgcagtcCTTTAATCTCCTCATTCTCTCCGGTCCACCGGCGTCGAATCAAGAGATCCAAGGTTCGAGTCAGGATCACACCAAG TCGATCGGCATCAGAAGCAACAACAGGAAGAGGATCTGAAATGGCTTTACAGAACTTAAAGCTATACCTGGAAAACCGGTGTATAATCGAGGAGAACGAGAAGCTGCGGAAAAAGGCACTACTCCTGGACGAAGAAAATAAAGCATTGCTTTCAGAGATGAAGAAGAAATTCTCCCATCTTGATGAAATCACTACCGTCACCTCTAATAATCACTGA